A window of the Streptomyces finlayi genome harbors these coding sequences:
- a CDS encoding 2-oxoacid:acceptor oxidoreductase subunit alpha — MTQVSSPAERADEASEAVVGEQRIPVTGTGSTGGAGEKEVRRLDRVIIRFAGDSGDGMQLTGDRFTSETASFGNDLSTLPNFPAEIRAPAGTLPGVSSFQLHFADHDILTPGDAPNVLVAMNPAALKANIGDVPRGAEIIVNTDEFTKRPMAKVGYETSPLEDGSLEAYNVHPVPLTTLTVEALKEYGLSRKEAERSKNMFALGLLSWMYHRPTEGTEKFLRQKFAKKPQIAEANVAAFRAGWNFGETTEDFAVSYEVAPASKAFPTGTYRNISGNLALSYGLVAAGRQADLPLYLGSYPITPASDILHELSKHKNFGVRTFQAEDEIAGIGAAIGAAFGGSLAVTTTSGPGVALKSEAIGLAVSLELPLLIVDIQRGGPSTGLPTKTEQADLLQAMFGRNGEAPVPIVAPMTPADCFDAAIDAARIALRYRTPVFLLSDGYLANGSEPWRIPEVDQLPDLRVQFATGPNHELADGTEVFWPYKRDPETLARPWAVPGTPGLEHRIGGIEKQDGTGNISYDPANHDLMVRTRQAKIDGIEVPDLEVDDPAGARTLVLGWGSTYGPITAAVRRLRAAGEPIAQAHLRHLNPFPKNLGEVLKRYDKVVVPEMNLGQLAMLLRAKYLVDAHSFNQVNGMPFKAEQLATALKEAIDA, encoded by the coding sequence CAGTAGCCCGGCCGAGAGAGCCGACGAGGCCAGTGAGGCTGTCGTCGGGGAACAACGAATTCCCGTGACCGGCACCGGCAGCACGGGCGGCGCGGGTGAGAAGGAAGTCCGCCGCCTCGACCGGGTGATCATCCGGTTCGCGGGCGACTCCGGTGACGGTATGCAGCTCACCGGTGACCGCTTCACCTCCGAGACGGCGTCCTTCGGGAACGACCTCTCGACGCTGCCCAACTTCCCCGCCGAGATCCGGGCCCCCGCAGGCACTCTGCCGGGCGTCTCCTCCTTCCAGCTGCACTTCGCCGACCACGACATCCTCACGCCCGGTGACGCGCCGAACGTGCTGGTCGCGATGAATCCGGCCGCACTCAAGGCCAACATCGGCGACGTGCCGCGCGGCGCCGAGATCATCGTCAACACCGATGAGTTCACCAAGCGGCCCATGGCCAAGGTCGGGTACGAGACGAGTCCGCTGGAGGACGGGTCACTGGAGGCGTACAACGTCCATCCGGTGCCGCTCACCACGCTGACCGTGGAGGCGCTCAAGGAGTACGGGCTCTCCCGCAAGGAGGCCGAGCGCTCGAAGAACATGTTCGCGCTCGGGCTGCTGTCGTGGATGTACCACCGGCCGACCGAGGGAACCGAGAAGTTCCTGCGGCAGAAGTTCGCGAAGAAGCCGCAGATCGCCGAGGCGAACGTGGCTGCCTTCCGGGCCGGGTGGAACTTCGGCGAGACCACCGAGGACTTCGCGGTGAGCTACGAGGTGGCGCCCGCGTCGAAGGCGTTCCCCACGGGCACGTACCGCAACATCTCCGGCAACCTGGCCCTCTCCTACGGGCTCGTCGCCGCGGGCCGGCAGGCCGATCTGCCGCTGTATCTGGGGTCGTACCCGATCACCCCGGCCTCGGACATCCTGCACGAACTGAGCAAGCACAAGAACTTCGGCGTGCGGACCTTCCAGGCGGAGGACGAGATCGCGGGCATCGGCGCCGCGATCGGCGCCGCGTTCGGCGGTTCGCTGGCGGTGACGACCACGTCCGGTCCGGGTGTGGCGCTCAAGTCGGAGGCCATCGGGCTCGCGGTCTCGCTCGAACTGCCGCTGCTCATCGTCGACATCCAGCGCGGCGGCCCCTCCACGGGGCTGCCCACCAAGACGGAGCAGGCCGACCTGCTCCAGGCCATGTTCGGGCGCAACGGCGAGGCCCCGGTGCCGATCGTGGCGCCGATGACCCCGGCCGACTGCTTCGACGCGGCGATCGACGCGGCGCGCATCGCGCTGCGCTACCGCACCCCGGTTTTCCTGCTCTCCGACGGCTATCTCGCCAACGGCTCCGAGCCGTGGCGCATCCCCGAGGTCGACCAGCTCCCCGACCTGCGGGTGCAGTTCGCCACCGGGCCCAACCACGAACTGGCCGACGGCACCGAGGTGTTCTGGCCCTACAAGCGCGACCCGGAGACCCTGGCCCGCCCGTGGGCCGTACCCGGCACGCCCGGTCTCGAACACCGCATCGGCGGCATCGAGAAGCAGGACGGCACGGGCAACATCTCCTACGACCCGGCCAACCACGACCTCATGGTCCGCACCCGCCAGGCCAAGATCGACGGCATCGAGGTCCCCGACCTGGAGGTCGACGACCCCGCGGGCGCCAGGACCCTGGTGCTCGGCTGGGGTTCGACGTACGGCCCGATCACCGCCGCCGTACGCCGGCTGAGGGCGGCCGGGGAACCGATCGCCCAGGCCCATCTGCGCCACCTCAACCCCTTCCCGAAAAACCTCGGTGAGGTGCTGAAGCGGTACGACAAGGTCGTCGTTCCGGAGATGAACCTCGGTCAGCTGGCGATGCTGCTCCGGGCGAAGTACCTGGTGGACGCCCACAGCTTCAACCAGGTCAACGGAATGCCGTTCAAGGCCGAGCAGCTCGCCACAGCTCTCAAGGAGGCCATCGATGCCTGA